A stretch of DNA from Dichotomicrobium thermohalophilum:
ACGCGCAGGACGTGGCGGAGGCGGGTACGCGCGTAAGCAGGCGGCAGAAGCGCGCCAGGCGCTCGCTCGCGCCGCTGATCAAGCTCAAACCGTTTTTCCTGCGCTATCGCGGGCATATCGCTCTGGCGCTGACCGCGCTGCTTGTCTCAACGTTGGCGACCCTGGCGCTGCCCATGGGCGTGCGCAGGATGATCGACCTTGGCTTCTCCGGCGAGAACACCGCGCTGGTGAACAACTATTTCGCCACGCTGATCGTCGTCGGCCTCGTGCTCGCCATCTCCAGCGCGGCGCGGTACTACTATGTCAACTGGCTCGGCGAACGGGTCGTCGCGGACCTGCGCGAGTCGGTGTTCCGCCACCTTTGCAATCTGAGCCCAGCTTTCTATGAAAAGACGCAGAGCGGCGAAGTTATGTCGCGCTTGACTGCGGATACGACGCAGATCAAGGCAGCGGTCGGTGTGGCGGCGACCCAGTTCCTGCGCAACGTGCTTCTGCTGATCGGCGCGCTGATCATGATGGTGGTGACCAGCGTCGAGCTGAGCGCGCTGGTGGTCGTCGCCATTCCGGTCATCGTTCTGCCCCTGATGGCGTACGGGCGCGCTGTGCGCCGGCTCTCGGCCCATGCGCAGGACACCATCGCCGCGTCCGCCGCCTATGCCTCGGAAAACCTCGCGGCCGTCCGCACGCTCCAGGCTTACACGCACGAGGACACGGTCACGCGGCGCTTTGGCGCGGCGGTGGAGACGGCGTTCGATGCGGCGCGCCATCGCATGCGCGCGCGGGCCGGGTTGACGGCGCTGGCCATGTTCCTGACCTTCGCGAGCGTCGTGGGCATCCTTTGGTATGGCGCGCAGGGCGTTCTGGCGGGCGACATGACCGGCGGACGGCTCGGCCAGTTCGTCCTCTACACGGTGATCGCCGCGGCGGCGATGAGCGGGCTTTCCGAGGTGTGGGGCGAATTGCAGCAGGCCGCTGGCTCGGCCGAGAGGCTGGCCGAACTGCGCCAGATCGAGCCGGAGATCAAGTCGCCACCGAACCCTGTCACGCTGCCAAAGCCCGTGCGCGGCGAAGTGGCGTTTCAGGGTGTCGTGTTCCACTACCCGA
This window harbors:
- a CDS encoding ABC transporter transmembrane domain-containing protein, encoding MAEAGTRVSRRQKRARRSLAPLIKLKPFFLRYRGHIALALTALLVSTLATLALPMGVRRMIDLGFSGENTALVNNYFATLIVVGLVLAISSAARYYYVNWLGERVVADLRESVFRHLCNLSPAFYEKTQSGEVMSRLTADTTQIKAAVGVAATQFLRNVLLLIGALIMMVVTSVELSALVVVAIPVIVLPLMAYGRAVRRLSAHAQDTIAASAAYASENLAAVRTLQAYTHEDTVTRRFGAAVETAFDAARHRMRARAGLTALAMFLTFASVVGILWYGAQGVLAGDMTGGRLGQFVLYTVIAAAAMSGLSEVWGELQQAAGSAERLAELRQIEPEIKSPPNPVTLPKPVRGEVAFQGVVFHYPTRPEDRALSQVSFQVSHGERVAIVGASGAGKSTIFSLLLRFYDPQSGEVMLDGVPVHRLDLQALRDQIAIVPQDVALFSDTVKENIRYGMPGATDAQVRAAAETALAEEFVTALPQGYDTQLGEGGVMLSGGQRQRIAIARAVLRDAPVLLLDEATSALDAHSESLVQQALERVMEGRTTLVIAHRLSTVLSADRILVLDEGRIVEQGTHHDLMARGGVYARLAKLQFELGAKSA